Within Paenibacillus albicereus, the genomic segment GCGCCGCTCGCCGCCTGGCGCCGGCTGGCCGCGCTGCTGCTCGCCTCCGCCCTGCTGCTGCAGGCGGGCGGCTGCGGCTTCATCGACATCGACAAGCGATTCTTCGTCGTCGCGCTCGCCGTCGACAAGTCCGGCAACGACAAAAAGCCGTACCGCATCACGATCCGGCTGTCGATCCCGAACTCCAAGACCGAGCCCGGCATGGAAAAGTCCCAGATCGAGACGATCGACGCCAAGGAAATATCCGAAGGGCTGCGCATCCTCAAATCCCGCGTCGACAAGGAGATCGACCTCGGACACTGCAAAGTGCTGCTCCTCGGCAAGTCGGTGGCGCGAGAGGACATCACCGACGCGGTCGAATGGATGATGCGGCGGCGCGACATCCAGTCCTCGGCGTTCGTCGCCGTCGGCCAGCCGGACGGCCGCAGCATCCTGGAGAAGATGCCGCTTTCCGAGCGTTATTCCGGCAATACGCTGTTCCTCACGTTCGGAGGGGACGCGACCAAGTCCTCGTTCATCCGGCCGATCAAGCTGTTCGATCTGTTCCGCCGCATCAACGAGCGTGGCATGGACCCGTACCTGCCGGTCGTCCAGCTGACCGAAAACGGCTACGAGGTCGACCGGCTCGCCCTGCTGGACAAGTCCCGCATCCGGACCGTGCTCAATTCCGAAGAGACGCAGCTGTTCAACCAGCTCGACCAGCAGTTCATCAATTCCACGATCGAGACGACCTACGAAGGACGCACCGTCATGCTGGCCGTCATGGATCTGACCGTGCGCGAGAAGATCGTGCGGACCGGAGCCGGCCAAGGCCGGCTCGATATGAGCATCCATGCCGGCGGAACGCTCGAGGAAGGGCCGAACGACATCCTGCATCGCCATTCCGCCGTCGTGGAAACGGGCTTCGAGCGGGACCTGGCGAAAAGGACGGAAGCCCTGCTCCGAAAAATCCAGCGCAGCGGCGTCGATCCGCTGCAGTTCGGCCTTCGCTTCCGGGCGACCCACATGAGCAAGAAGGCGTTCGAGGAATGGCAGGAGATGTACCCGACGCTGAGCTTCCGCATCCGGACGGACGTGAACATCCAGGGAGCCGGACGGATTAAATAATACAAGCCTGTCCGCCTACAGGCGGACAGGCTTCAGCTTGTCTCCGTGCGCCAGCTCGCGCAGCGTGCCCGAGCCGGAGGCGAACATCGCCGTCCGCAGCTCGAACTCGACCCGCTCCATGCGGGCGGCGATATTCCGCGCGGCATCGCTCCCGGACGCCGCGTCCGGGAGCAGCAGGCGGCCGAAGCCGGCCAGATCGGCGCCCAGCGCGATCGCCTTGGCCGCATCGACGCCGCTGCGCAGCCCGCCGGAGGCGATCAGCGTCGCCTGCGGCAGCCGCAGGCGGATCGCCGGCACGCATTCGGCCGTCGGGAAGCCCCAGTCGGCGAAGGCATCCGCGGCATCCGCATGCAGGCGGCTCCGGGCGCGATGCTTCTCGACCTGGCTCCACGACGTTCCGCCGGCCCCGGCGCAATCGATGAACGCCGCGCCGGCATCGGCCAGCCTTTCGGCCGTCGCGGCCGAGAGGCCCCAGCCGACTTCCTTGATGCCGACCGGAACGCCGCTCCTCCGGCATACTTGCTCGATCAGCCGGAGCAGCCCCCGGAAGTTCGTGTCCCCCTCCGGCTGGAACACCTCCTGCAGCGCGTTGAGATGCAGCACGAGCGCATCCGCCTCGGCCATCTCCACCAGCCGCCGGCACGCATCGGCGTCAAGCCCGTAGTTGAACTGGACCGCGCCGACGTTGGCGATGATCGGCACGTCCGGAGCCTCGCGGCGGATCTGGAACGAGGCGGCAAGCTCCGGCTTCTCCCACGCCGCCCTCATCGACCCGAGGCCGATCGCCCAGCCCCGCGCCTGGGCCGCTTCCGCCAAGCCGCGGTTGATGCGGCCCGCTTCGTCCGTTCCTCCCGTCATCGAGCTGACGAGCAAGGGCGCTTTGAGCTTCCGGCCGAACCAGCTGGCGGACAGGTCCACCTCCTTCCAGTCCAGCTCCGGCAGCGCCTCGTGCTCGAAGCGGTAGCGGTCGAAGCCCGCCCCGCCGGAAGCCCGGCTCTCTACCTGCTCCTCCAGGCAGATCCGGATATGCTCGGCCTTGCGCGATTCCGTCTCTTCCGCGCCGGGCCGGCGGGACTGTTCCGTCA encodes:
- a CDS encoding Ger(x)C family spore germination protein, whose amino-acid sequence is MNRPDARRRAPLAAWRRLAALLLASALLLQAGGCGFIDIDKRFFVVALAVDKSGNDKKPYRITIRLSIPNSKTEPGMEKSQIETIDAKEISEGLRILKSRVDKEIDLGHCKVLLLGKSVAREDITDAVEWMMRRRDIQSSAFVAVGQPDGRSILEKMPLSERYSGNTLFLTFGGDATKSSFIRPIKLFDLFRRINERGMDPYLPVVQLTENGYEVDRLALLDKSRIRTVLNSEETQLFNQLDQQFINSTIETTYEGRTVMLAVMDLTVREKIVRTGAGQGRLDMSIHAGGTLEEGPNDILHRHSAVVETGFERDLAKRTEALLRKIQRSGVDPLQFGLRFRATHMSKKAFEEWQEMYPTLSFRIRTDVNIQGAGRIK
- the fni gene encoding type 2 isopentenyl-diphosphate Delta-isomerase; this encodes MTEQSRRPGAEETESRKAEHIRICLEEQVESRASGGAGFDRYRFEHEALPELDWKEVDLSASWFGRKLKAPLLVSSMTGGTDEAGRINRGLAEAAQARGWAIGLGSMRAAWEKPELAASFQIRREAPDVPIIANVGAVQFNYGLDADACRRLVEMAEADALVLHLNALQEVFQPEGDTNFRGLLRLIEQVCRRSGVPVGIKEVGWGLSAATAERLADAGAAFIDCAGAGGTSWSQVEKHRARSRLHADAADAFADWGFPTAECVPAIRLRLPQATLIASGGLRSGVDAAKAIALGADLAGFGRLLLPDAASGSDAARNIAARMERVEFELRTAMFASGSGTLRELAHGDKLKPVRL